In Gimesia benthica, a single window of DNA contains:
- a CDS encoding MFS transporter, with amino-acid sequence MDSPADSLSANDSKPTRVRYLVLAGLSSGFLLAYLPRAGLAPLATTIQQDLSLDDLQMGRVLAAFYAGYFLFQIPGGILGQKLGNRLALPLLQMTAGIANLLTALAASFGLIWFSRLLLGLAQAGMVPCSAQVIKNWIPVAKRGTASSLMGSFMSVGSIIATGVTAALVDPLGWRLPLVLFSLFSVCWMFLFFLLFRDRPQDHPKTNHAEVELINAADRNAVSENKATSSTPIRQLFIRMISNASLWLFCLQSVFRAFGYAFFITWFPAYLQQSSGASVQKAGLLAMLPLTSIVLGTLAGGRLIDLIYQWTGNKYFSRSLLSAGSALICAVCILLASQVPAEDAVYLISCGTFLSGMGNPAIWVTSMDLGGRHTSVIIAIVNMAGVVGGYLSPIAVGALFTYIKAMPVPEWNLVLYLFAGIYLGATLSWALINPRNSLSEI; translated from the coding sequence ATGGATTCTCCAGCAGACAGCCTCTCCGCAAATGATTCCAAACCGACCCGGGTGCGTTATCTGGTACTGGCTGGGTTAAGCAGTGGTTTTCTACTGGCCTATCTGCCACGCGCGGGACTGGCTCCTCTGGCGACTACGATTCAGCAGGATCTCAGTCTGGATGATCTGCAGATGGGACGCGTGCTGGCTGCTTTTTATGCCGGTTATTTCCTGTTTCAGATTCCGGGAGGCATACTGGGACAAAAGCTGGGAAATCGGCTGGCTTTACCTTTGCTCCAGATGACAGCAGGCATTGCGAATCTGTTAACGGCCCTGGCAGCTTCATTCGGACTGATCTGGTTTTCACGTCTGTTACTGGGGCTGGCGCAGGCCGGTATGGTTCCCTGTTCGGCACAAGTGATTAAGAACTGGATTCCCGTAGCGAAACGCGGTACAGCCAGTTCTCTGATGGGCAGTTTTATGTCCGTGGGGAGTATCATCGCCACAGGGGTGACTGCTGCATTGGTTGACCCGTTGGGCTGGCGTCTGCCGCTGGTGTTGTTCAGCCTGTTCTCTGTCTGCTGGATGTTCCTTTTTTTTCTGTTGTTCCGCGATCGTCCCCAGGATCACCCAAAGACGAATCATGCTGAAGTGGAACTGATTAACGCAGCGGACAGGAATGCCGTCTCAGAAAATAAGGCAACAAGCTCAACGCCGATTCGTCAGTTATTCATACGGATGATCTCGAATGCGAGTCTCTGGTTGTTCTGCCTGCAGTCCGTCTTCCGGGCGTTTGGATACGCATTCTTCATTACCTGGTTCCCGGCTTACCTGCAGCAGTCCAGTGGCGCTTCTGTGCAGAAAGCGGGACTGTTGGCGATGCTGCCGCTAACAAGTATCGTGTTGGGGACCCTCGCGGGAGGCCGTCTGATCGATCTGATTTATCAATGGACGGGCAACAAATACTTCAGCCGTTCGCTGCTTAGTGCCGGGTCCGCGCTGATCTGTGCCGTTTGTATTCTACTGGCCAGTCAGGTCCCTGCTGAAGATGCCGTCTACCTGATTTCCTGCGGAACGTTTCTCTCCGGCATGGGGAATCCCGCGATCTGGGTGACGTCTATGGATCTGGGAGGCAGACATACATCGGTCATTATTGCGATTGTGAATATGGCAGGCGTTGTAGGCGGTTATCTCTCCCCCATCGCCGTGGGCGCCTTATTCACCTATATCAAAGCAATGCCGGTACCGGAGTGGAATCTGGTACTTTACCTCTTTGCTGGAATCTATCTGGGGGCAACCTTGAGCTGGGCATTGATCAATCCCCGCAATTCCCTGTCTGAAATCTGA
- a CDS encoding sulfatase-like hydrolase/transferase: MIGKFKSLLLLTALLLLTLGKSEAAERPNIVFFFADDQTTSTVGCYGNQVIQTPNIDELAKRGTRFEKAYVSQAICWVSRTTILTGLTGRSYGTPANPEQARPDAVQTLYTDLLREQGYRTGFYGKWHAKMPKDFKREAHFDEFEAISRNPYYKKQPDGSLRHETELIVDRGIEFVKSQPKGKPFALNLWFNACHAEDSDRRPGIGHFPWPRAVDGMYEDIEIAPPRLGDPEIFNAQPNFLQTTINRERYFWRWNTPQKYQTNMRAYYRMVSGIDGAIGRFLKALEEAGLAENTIIVYSADNGYYMANRGLAGKWSHYENALQVPLIVMDPRVPKEEQGKVTDALALNLDLPATFLDWAGADVPKRYQGQSLQPVVKGAKPADWRTETFHEHFAVRNRIPAFEGIRDGNLKYVRYFDHDNYEFLHDLEADPDELINLVGNPRYAEQLQALRDRTTERVKELGGPLDPLRGGFRDSTVPYPVASAAVGARADKDGFVSVFDGKTLRHWTGDPQYWSVEQGALTGKTDGSLKMNRFITWKDSTIRNFDLRVKVKVTEGGNSGIQYRGTSRPDLGLDIVTGYQCDVVANNPNYNGMLYEEKGRRILSHTGEKVIVAPDGQPWVVGKMPVKTFAPDEWHDFRVLVRGNHHEHWIDGHKTADLIDLDPKGRALEGVLAVQVHVGPKMKIQYKDFKIKHLPDDLPLEQAEDHPIPADAYGVRPQGRLPRNWKPPVYGKQ, translated from the coding sequence ATGATTGGGAAATTCAAAAGTTTACTCCTGCTGACTGCTCTGCTTTTACTCACCTTGGGAAAATCGGAAGCAGCAGAGCGACCGAACATTGTCTTTTTCTTCGCCGATGATCAAACCACCAGCACAGTTGGCTGTTACGGCAACCAGGTGATCCAGACACCCAACATTGATGAACTTGCCAAACGAGGCACTCGTTTTGAAAAAGCATACGTGAGCCAGGCAATCTGCTGGGTCAGTCGGACCACAATTCTGACCGGATTAACGGGACGCAGTTACGGAACTCCCGCGAATCCGGAACAGGCACGGCCCGACGCGGTCCAGACACTGTATACAGATCTGCTGCGAGAGCAGGGGTATCGAACCGGTTTCTATGGAAAATGGCATGCGAAGATGCCGAAAGATTTCAAGCGGGAAGCGCACTTCGATGAGTTCGAAGCGATCAGCCGCAATCCTTACTACAAGAAGCAACCGGATGGCAGCCTGCGGCATGAGACCGAATTAATCGTTGATCGCGGAATCGAATTCGTCAAATCGCAGCCCAAGGGGAAACCATTCGCATTGAATCTGTGGTTCAATGCCTGTCACGCTGAAGACAGTGACCGACGGCCCGGAATTGGACACTTTCCCTGGCCGCGTGCTGTCGATGGTATGTATGAAGACATTGAAATCGCGCCCCCTCGTCTGGGAGATCCTGAGATCTTCAATGCACAACCGAATTTCCTGCAGACCACGATCAACCGGGAACGTTATTTCTGGCGCTGGAATACGCCTCAGAAATATCAGACAAACATGCGGGCCTACTACCGCATGGTCAGCGGTATCGACGGAGCAATCGGTCGGTTCCTGAAAGCACTGGAAGAAGCCGGGCTCGCTGAAAATACCATTATTGTTTACTCTGCTGATAACGGCTACTACATGGCCAATCGGGGGCTTGCTGGAAAGTGGTCACACTACGAGAATGCACTCCAGGTACCACTGATTGTCATGGATCCCCGTGTTCCGAAAGAAGAACAGGGCAAAGTGACTGACGCACTGGCGCTGAATCTTGACCTGCCCGCAACGTTTCTGGACTGGGCCGGTGCGGACGTTCCGAAACGGTATCAGGGGCAGAGTCTCCAGCCCGTCGTGAAGGGAGCGAAACCAGCCGACTGGCGGACTGAAACATTCCATGAACATTTCGCAGTACGCAATCGAATTCCGGCCTTCGAGGGGATTCGCGATGGTAACCTGAAATACGTGCGTTACTTTGATCATGATAACTACGAGTTTCTGCATGATCTGGAGGCAGATCCAGATGAACTGATCAATCTGGTGGGAAATCCCAGATATGCAGAGCAGCTTCAGGCACTCAGAGATCGCACGACAGAGCGAGTCAAAGAGTTGGGAGGCCCTTTAGATCCACTGCGCGGTGGATTTCGGGATTCCACGGTTCCCTATCCAGTGGCTTCTGCAGCCGTTGGTGCCCGCGCGGACAAGGATGGTTTTGTCAGTGTCTTCGACGGCAAAACGCTCCGGCACTGGACCGGCGATCCACAATACTGGTCTGTTGAACAAGGGGCTCTGACGGGGAAAACAGATGGTTCTCTGAAGATGAATCGCTTCATTACCTGGAAAGATTCCACGATTCGCAACTTTGACTTACGAGTCAAAGTGAAAGTGACAGAGGGGGGCAACAGCGGGATTCAGTATCGGGGAACCTCTCGTCCCGATCTCGGACTGGATATCGTCACCGGCTATCAATGTGATGTGGTGGCCAACAATCCGAATTACAATGGTATGCTCTATGAGGAGAAGGGACGTCGAATTCTCTCGCACACAGGCGAGAAAGTCATCGTCGCACCTGATGGTCAGCCCTGGGTAGTTGGTAAGATGCCCGTCAAAACATTCGCCCCCGACGAGTGGCATGATTTCCGAGTGCTGGTACGCGGCAATCATCATGAGCACTGGATTGACGGCCACAAGACTGCGGACCTGATCGACCTCGATCCCAAAGGTCGGGCACTGGAAGGTGTGCTGGCCGTTCAGGTACACGTCGGACCGAAGATGAAAATTCAATACAAGGATTTCAAAATCAAGCATCTGCCAGACGATCTGCCTTTAGAACAGGCTGAGGATCATCCGATTCCCGCAGATGCTTACGGTGTTCGTCCTCAGGGACGCCTGCCCAGGAACTGGAAGCCGCCGGTTTATGGCAAACAGTAA
- a CDS encoding DUF4838 domain-containing protein: MRISLLLAGVLWCFTFVLDTVTAAEQYLVREGRAEAEIVIDPAAQRSTRLAAQELQHYLKKISGAKLEIVTETTAKVPVKVLIGASKEAEKRGVTTAGLKAGAYRIVAGDNWLAMLGDDTNFVPIEPWPRNHRDLASGKVQTAWNAITGEHWGYPHSQLYKHYTGSTGLFGTPNEQLVDKTGQVNVWGFDERGSFNAVCGYLRGLGVRWYLPGELGEVIPRQNTIPLPAIDETVQPDFPLRTINFRLGVYGRDAAMWAMRLGVRQPYGRQAAHGLDHMTHNTETLEKHPEWFALYGGKRDTQPGKRLNQLCYSNEELFQQTVRYVRAQFDHFDMDVVSVMPPDGYTAICQCEHCAGKDTPDRGYRGAFSDYVWEFVNRVAKEVRKTHPDRKISNCAYGTYTLPPEKIDRLEPNVQVIIVGGRRPTSADREELRQLRDAWVKKTANPIIIFENYPFTGRGFYLPAFIPHVLGESINETKGISKGEDIWLTMDFGENAIGYNHFLIYFTARMYWGEKTRMWMTCSTNTVICFTDLLLRKCIPSFFTVKNTGVRWRKRPRRPVAHWSCFLSRKRK, translated from the coding sequence ATGCGGATTTCACTTCTGCTGGCTGGCGTTCTGTGGTGTTTCACTTTCGTGCTGGATACGGTAACTGCTGCGGAACAGTATCTGGTCAGGGAAGGACGGGCAGAAGCAGAAATCGTGATTGATCCTGCAGCTCAGCGCAGCACGCGACTGGCTGCCCAGGAACTTCAGCATTATCTGAAAAAGATTTCGGGAGCAAAGCTGGAAATCGTCACTGAGACGACGGCTAAGGTGCCAGTCAAAGTTTTGATCGGGGCGAGTAAAGAAGCAGAAAAGCGGGGAGTCACGACTGCCGGACTGAAAGCAGGAGCCTACCGGATTGTTGCCGGCGACAACTGGCTTGCTATGCTCGGCGACGATACTAATTTCGTACCGATCGAACCCTGGCCCCGCAATCATCGTGATCTGGCCAGTGGTAAAGTACAAACGGCCTGGAATGCGATTACTGGTGAGCACTGGGGCTACCCTCATTCTCAACTCTACAAGCATTACACGGGTTCAACGGGTCTGTTTGGAACACCGAACGAGCAACTGGTCGACAAAACAGGCCAGGTCAATGTGTGGGGCTTTGACGAAAGAGGTTCCTTCAACGCGGTCTGCGGATATTTACGGGGACTGGGTGTGCGGTGGTATCTACCGGGGGAACTGGGAGAAGTCATTCCCCGGCAGAATACGATTCCATTACCGGCGATCGACGAAACGGTACAGCCCGATTTTCCGTTGCGGACAATTAACTTTCGTCTCGGTGTGTATGGTCGCGATGCTGCCATGTGGGCCATGCGGCTGGGGGTAAGACAACCCTACGGTCGGCAGGCCGCCCACGGTCTGGATCATATGACGCACAATACAGAGACACTCGAAAAGCATCCCGAATGGTTTGCCCTCTACGGCGGAAAACGTGATACCCAGCCGGGGAAACGTCTGAATCAATTATGCTATTCTAATGAGGAACTGTTCCAGCAGACCGTGCGCTATGTGAGGGCTCAGTTTGATCATTTTGACATGGATGTCGTTTCGGTAATGCCCCCTGATGGCTATACCGCGATCTGTCAATGTGAGCATTGTGCAGGCAAGGATACTCCTGATCGAGGTTACCGCGGTGCGTTTTCCGATTATGTCTGGGAGTTTGTGAATCGAGTGGCTAAAGAGGTTCGTAAAACGCACCCGGATCGCAAAATCTCGAACTGTGCCTATGGAACTTATACGCTGCCTCCTGAAAAGATCGACCGTCTCGAACCCAACGTGCAGGTGATTATTGTGGGGGGAAGAAGACCGACGTCTGCAGACCGGGAAGAACTCCGCCAGTTGCGTGACGCCTGGGTGAAAAAGACAGCAAACCCGATCATTATCTTCGAAAACTATCCGTTTACCGGACGGGGCTTCTATCTGCCGGCCTTCATTCCTCACGTACTGGGGGAGAGCATCAACGAGACCAAAGGGATCTCGAAAGGAGAAGACATCTGGCTCACGATGGATTTCGGCGAGAATGCGATTGGCTATAACCACTTTCTGATTTACTTCACCGCGCGGATGTACTGGGGGGAAAAGACCAGGATGTGGATGACCTGTTCAACGAATACTGTGATCTGTTTTACGGACCTGCTGCTCAGGAAATGCATACCTTCTTTCTTTACTGTGAAGAACACTGGCGTGAGATGGAGAAAGAGGCCGAGAAGGCCAGTCGCGCACTGGAGCTGTTTTCTGTCGCGAAAGCGAAAGTGA
- a CDS encoding sulfatase-like hydrolase/transferase, giving the protein MPALKFVYTLAFALLFISPAVLSAAESQPNILLIMADDVGSDAIGCYGGQSYPTPHIDKLAQGGLKFTQAYSMPVCHPSRVCLMTGRYPFRFGKAGSKWGDFPDAAEGICIGDRMQQAGYATAVAGKWQLCFMKNDLDHPSRVGFDKWCLFGWHEGGRYHDPLIYQNGKLLNNTEGKYGPDIYTDFLIDFMKESHKEGKPFFAYYPMALCHDVTDDLKGKHVAYAHDGHWLTFAEMMTSMDDMVGRLVAALDEMGVRDNTLILFTTDNGTPAASYLYVNEQGKMVRPKVVSVRNNTIVPGGKGKLDDTGTRVPLIANWPGHIKANQEVNTMVDLTDYLPTVADVAGLKDDGVPRDGVSFAEVLKGASGKDRRDWIFIEHRGKRCVRSLNWKLYDDGRFFELKQDPLEKSPLKTDALSGKAKRNYASLQDTLEKMQGPLKPTH; this is encoded by the coding sequence ATGCCTGCCCTGAAGTTTGTTTATACACTGGCGTTCGCGCTGCTATTCATTTCCCCGGCTGTCCTGTCTGCTGCTGAGTCCCAACCCAACATTCTGCTCATTATGGCGGATGATGTGGGCAGTGATGCCATCGGCTGTTACGGGGGCCAGAGCTATCCGACTCCCCACATTGACAAGCTGGCCCAGGGAGGTCTTAAGTTCACTCAGGCATACTCGATGCCCGTCTGTCACCCTTCTCGCGTCTGCCTGATGACGGGCCGTTATCCGTTCCGGTTTGGTAAAGCAGGCTCGAAATGGGGAGACTTTCCAGACGCTGCTGAGGGAATCTGTATTGGCGATCGCATGCAGCAGGCCGGCTATGCGACTGCAGTTGCCGGGAAATGGCAGCTCTGCTTCATGAAAAACGACCTGGATCATCCCAGCCGCGTCGGTTTTGACAAGTGGTGTCTGTTTGGCTGGCATGAAGGGGGCCGCTATCATGATCCACTGATTTACCAGAATGGCAAGTTACTGAATAACACCGAGGGCAAATATGGGCCGGATATTTATACCGATTTTCTGATTGACTTCATGAAAGAGAGCCATAAAGAGGGGAAGCCATTTTTCGCCTATTACCCGATGGCCCTCTGCCATGATGTGACTGATGACCTGAAAGGAAAGCATGTCGCTTACGCACATGACGGACACTGGCTGACCTTTGCTGAGATGATGACATCCATGGATGACATGGTAGGTCGCCTGGTAGCGGCATTGGATGAAATGGGAGTCCGCGATAATACCCTGATCCTCTTCACCACCGATAACGGGACACCCGCCGCGAGCTACCTGTATGTCAACGAACAGGGGAAGATGGTGCGTCCTAAAGTGGTTTCGGTACGGAACAACACAATCGTCCCTGGCGGCAAAGGTAAACTGGATGATACCGGTACCCGGGTCCCCCTGATTGCGAACTGGCCGGGACACATCAAAGCAAACCAGGAAGTCAACACCATGGTTGACCTGACCGATTACCTGCCGACGGTCGCGGATGTCGCCGGCCTCAAGGATGATGGCGTGCCCCGGGATGGAGTCAGTTTTGCTGAAGTTCTCAAGGGGGCTTCCGGGAAAGATCGTCGCGACTGGATCTTTATTGAACATCGAGGTAAACGTTGTGTCCGTTCTCTGAACTGGAAACTCTACGATGACGGCCGCTTCTTCGAGCTCAAACAGGACCCGCTGGAGAAGTCTCCCCTGAAAACAGATGCGTTATCGGGAAAAGCAAAACGCAACTATGCTTCCTTACAAGACACGCTTGAGAAGATGCAGGGACCTTTGAAGCCGACCCATTAA
- a CDS encoding acetylxylan esterase, giving the protein MKSFILSLVIILSAICSESLAQKPYRVLPPDFNADKTQQMMRSWLRQQSHRALDQRRIEFEQALGSPERFAAYQQKLRKTLRKCLGEMPPQTPLNPMVTGTIEANGFTIEKLYFESQPGFYVTANLYRPDGPGPFPAILHPLGHSENGKAYESYQKANQLLVKQGFVVLCFDPIGQGERKQIIDSDGKPAHRASHEHQELGVAPILLGRSLGGYMVWDAVRALDYLCSRPDVDAQRIGCTGNSGGGNLTSFLMAYDERIQAAAPGCFMTTHREKNESPGPGDAEQNLYAQIREGFDHPDFILSRAPKPTLILAATRDFVPIEGTWDAFRQAKRAYTLLGYPERISLIEANEKHGFSQRLREGAVRFFALWLQGRQINVFEEASVKVYTDRELQVTPSGQVQQLPLARSLLEVNQAEERRLALKRPPLTRNLIHQITGIRKLTQLPEPRVELIGSNGRRAKSLQFQSGSNRDEPLRLIIHPEPGIVLPALYWPGGTAPPVLLAPATGMNSAVKEARQLHRHGHPVLIVEVRDTGETTTRNWRFFGADYYIAYMLGRSWLSMRTEDMLVSARWLKTQRQAESLRLVTEGELTPAGLHAAALEPELISELTARGGIPSWRSLMKTPDAHQHIHNAVHAGLRYYDLPDLKALISTTP; this is encoded by the coding sequence GTGAAGTCATTTATTCTCAGCCTGGTCATCATTCTAAGCGCCATCTGCAGCGAAAGCCTGGCCCAGAAACCCTATCGCGTATTGCCTCCCGATTTCAATGCAGACAAAACACAGCAGATGATGCGCAGCTGGTTGCGCCAACAGAGCCATCGGGCACTCGATCAACGCCGAATAGAATTCGAGCAGGCACTAGGTTCTCCAGAACGCTTCGCCGCATATCAGCAAAAACTTCGGAAGACATTACGTAAGTGCCTGGGAGAGATGCCGCCACAGACTCCTCTCAATCCCATGGTTACCGGCACGATCGAAGCCAATGGCTTCACAATCGAAAAGCTCTACTTTGAGAGCCAGCCCGGTTTTTATGTGACCGCGAACCTGTATCGTCCCGATGGCCCGGGCCCCTTCCCGGCGATTCTGCATCCCCTGGGACACAGTGAAAACGGAAAAGCGTACGAATCTTACCAGAAAGCGAACCAGTTACTGGTCAAACAGGGTTTCGTAGTGCTCTGCTTTGATCCCATCGGTCAGGGGGAACGTAAACAGATCATCGATTCTGACGGAAAACCAGCACATCGTGCCAGTCATGAACACCAGGAACTGGGAGTCGCGCCGATTCTGCTGGGACGCAGCCTGGGCGGGTACATGGTCTGGGACGCGGTCCGTGCTCTCGATTATCTCTGCAGTCGCCCCGATGTCGACGCGCAACGTATTGGTTGCACCGGGAATTCAGGGGGAGGCAACCTCACCAGTTTTCTGATGGCCTATGATGAGCGGATCCAGGCAGCTGCGCCGGGTTGTTTCATGACCACCCATCGCGAGAAAAACGAAAGCCCCGGCCCCGGTGATGCCGAGCAGAATCTGTATGCTCAAATCCGCGAAGGTTTTGATCACCCGGACTTCATCCTCAGTCGTGCCCCTAAACCAACGCTCATCCTGGCTGCGACGCGTGATTTTGTTCCGATTGAAGGCACCTGGGATGCCTTCAGACAGGCCAAGCGAGCCTATACCCTGCTCGGATACCCAGAACGGATTTCACTGATCGAAGCCAATGAAAAACATGGTTTCAGCCAACGACTCAGAGAAGGAGCCGTCCGATTCTTTGCACTCTGGTTGCAGGGACGCCAGATTAACGTTTTCGAAGAGGCTTCCGTCAAGGTCTACACAGATCGGGAACTGCAGGTCACCCCCAGCGGCCAGGTACAACAACTGCCTCTGGCCCGTTCGCTGCTGGAAGTAAATCAGGCTGAAGAACGGCGACTGGCCTTGAAGCGACCTCCCCTGACACGCAACCTGATTCACCAGATAACCGGAATTCGAAAATTGACGCAACTGCCAGAGCCGCGAGTCGAACTCATCGGTTCGAATGGCAGACGTGCAAAGTCACTGCAGTTTCAGTCTGGCTCAAACCGTGATGAACCTCTGCGACTGATCATCCACCCTGAACCCGGAATTGTCCTCCCTGCATTATACTGGCCCGGAGGAACCGCCCCGCCTGTCCTGCTGGCCCCCGCAACGGGAATGAACAGCGCTGTCAAAGAAGCGCGGCAACTGCATCGCCATGGGCATCCGGTGCTCATCGTCGAAGTTCGTGACACAGGCGAAACCACAACCCGCAACTGGCGGTTCTTCGGAGCCGATTATTACATCGCTTACATGCTGGGACGTTCCTGGTTGAGTATGCGGACAGAAGATATGCTGGTCAGTGCCCGATGGTTGAAAACGCAACGACAGGCGGAGTCCTTGCGTCTCGTTACTGAGGGGGAACTTACCCCGGCGGGACTCCACGCTGCCGCTCTGGAGCCCGAACTGATCTCTGAGTTGACTGCCAGAGGCGGAATTCCGTCCTGGAGATCGTTAATGAAGACACCAGATGCACACCAGCACATCCACAATGCGGTTCATGCTGGATTGCGTTATTATGATTTACCCGATCTGAAAGCATTGATATCTACTACCCCCTGA